The window AGCGGGAACCGGCCCGGTGGAAGGAGTTGAAAACCGCAAAATCTGCGTCCGCCCCCGCGGATGCTCCCCCGTCACCGCCCGTGGCGCTTAATTTCGACCAGTTCCGGGAATCCGTGGAGTCGTTTCTGGGTACCCCGTATGTTTGGGGAGGAGCGACCCGGGCCGGATCGGACTGTTCCGGGTTTACGAGTCTCGTCATGAAAGAGAATGGCTACGCTATCCCCCGCACCAGCCAGGAACAGGCTAAGCGGGGTACGCCCGTGAGCAAGGAAAACCTGCGCCTGGGAGATCTGCTTTTTTTTGATACCAAGGGAGCGGGTTCCATTACCCATGTGGGATTTTACCTGGGTGGTAATCTCCTCGTCCACGCCGCCTCAAGCAAAGGCGTAACCTTGATCCTGTTCAGCGATAAATACTTCAACTCCCGCTTTCTAACGGCGCGCCGGGTTATCAGGTATGCGGATCGTTAATTGGCTGGTTACGGCAGGCTATTTGGTCTTTTTTCCCAGATAGTATTTGGCGGCCTTATTCTCGGGATCTACGGCCAGTACTTTTTTCCAGTATGACGAAGCATCTTGCTGCCTTCCCTCTTTGTAAGCCTTCCAGGCCAGTTCATTACAGCCGCGGGCCAGACTGAAGATGGCGTCACTGTCACGGGGATTGATCTTCAGACTCTGCTGCCATTCCGCAAAAGCCTTCGCAAAGTCTCCGGCATTGTAGTAAAGCCACCCCAGTTCGTTTCTGGCGGCGTTATAGGATGTGTTTAATTCGAGGACCCGCCCGTATTCTAATTGCGCATTTTTGACCATATCCACCTGCCGGAAGGCTTTCCCCAGCCGGAAGTGGGTGTCCGCCTCACCGGAATCGGCATCACGGGATTTTTTCAGATACTCAATGGCCTTGGCCGGGTTGTGCCGGATGTTATAGATGGCCCCCAAATAATAATAGGCATCGGCGTGGGAGGGATCAACCTGGATGATTTTTTGAAAGTTCTCGAAACCCTTGTCCAGATTATTCTTCTGCAAATTCAGGATGCCCAGCCACATCAGCGCAAAGGTGTTATTCTGATCTATTTTGGCAACAATGGAAAATTCCTGAAAGGCATCGTTGAACCGCTCCTTCTTAGCGTAGATAATCCCCAATTGATTATGGGCGTACTCATTGCGGGGCTCCAGCTTCACAGCCGCCTGAAACGAAGTCAGTGCTTCATCCAGGTTCCCGCGGTAATGATAATCGGCGCCCTGGAAAATCAGGATGTCAACATCGGCTGCCGGCGAGATGCTGGCAGAAAAGAGAAAAATGGCGCATGCCGTTATGAAGATTGCCGTCTTTGCAGGCATCAATTTCATAGAATCCCTCCCGCAATGGCTTGGGCAATCTGATCACGAAACGCCGGTTGTGCGAGATTGGCCTCGTCGCCCGGATTGGAAATAAATCCCGTCTCGATGAGAATCGCCGGCATCCTGGCCGTGCGGAGGACCGAAAAATCAGCCGAATGAATGCCGCGGCTCTGCAGAGGCAGGCTCTGCTTGATTCCATCCTGAAAACGCTTCGCAAAT is drawn from Deltaproteobacteria bacterium and contains these coding sequences:
- a CDS encoding tetratricopeptide repeat protein, with the protein product MKLMPAKTAIFITACAIFLFSASISPAADVDILIFQGADYHYRGNLDEALTSFQAAVKLEPRNEYAHNQLGIIYAKKERFNDAFQEFSIVAKIDQNNTFALMWLGILNLQKNNLDKGFENFQKIIQVDPSHADAYYYLGAIYNIRHNPAKAIEYLKKSRDADSGEADTHFRLGKAFRQVDMVKNAQLEYGRVLELNTSYNAARNELGWLYYNAGDFAKAFAEWQQSLKINPRDSDAIFSLARGCNELAWKAYKEGRQQDASSYWKKVLAVDPENKAAKYYLGKKTK